From Garra rufa chromosome 19, GarRuf1.0, whole genome shotgun sequence, the proteins below share one genomic window:
- the fnip1 gene encoding folliculin-interacting protein 1 isoform X2 produces the protein MGKSKGTNALMPSWSSPELEPSQIRLIVYQDCERRGRNVLFDSDARKKSTEDAPVTRVCGEAQAKMFGKCCQLRPTGGSSSSLDSSSSCTSEPKEQNRFQGSSRCSSDANMLGEMMFGSVAMSYKGSTLKIHQIRSPPQLMLSKVFTARTGGSVYGSLNTLQDSLEFINQDSGALRPEQNTVANGFLGSIGFSQLCSPRRALSEQGPLRLIKSASFFSGHSNPMDMPGRGLHDERDSGIARSASLSSLLITPFPSPGSSLTSSCASSYQRRWLRSQTTSLENGVFPRWSVEESFNMSDENSGPSLGVARKKKIAIGVIFLLSPNEEENAKFQDFFFSHFPLFESHMNKLKSAIEQAMILSRRSADASQRALAYSRMVDGLNEFRTTICNLYTMPRVSEPVWLTMMSGPPEKNQLCGQFMRELALLMEQASKNQFLPALLTAVLTNHLAWVPTVMPNGQPPLKIFLEKHSSQSVDMLAKTHPYNPLWAQLGDLYGAIGSPVRLSRTVVVGRRQELVQRLLYVLTYFIRCSELLETHLLESAEDEAIVMPGSLITTSLRRGEVEESDYVLVTMHKPSQDYLSQGAETEDGYPSDDNSLQSSTYMDTEATDEHKRLHSAVPEAERVSDAPVCRDAGSPRLEARLETVVKVGSTSPCERRASLEVQGDVRPEVESGGVPIRIFHSSDILLEKKPPDKTFENAGSEPSAKVTFLIGDSMSPESDMESRQQKLEDEIKKHKKLLKDIQQKQCNTEAKVDQIKTNDTKTGLSFTRKASQWCPKGQGDCMDMFDEYFNDDNPVETRTIDDVYQTNAQTGLKVVGKDVPNLQGSRVDKDGCKCDAGDSAGCCKTCCCVEQDKGIEMSLSVPIQGNVGEKKKAVPLNDWEIPRNESSDSALGDSESEDAGLELPRQGPDETFYGDDQADWQDELEVPLPGAKLVENYSKPSIANFGRSLFGGYCPTYVPDFILHGAPNDEKLRQNLVSDLAHAVQHPVLDEPIAEAVCIIADTDKWSVQVASSQRRPSDKLGKEVLVSNLVSNLLQSTYQLYRLNLSPNFCIMHLEDRLQELYFKSKMLAEYLKGQTRVHVKELGMVLGIESNDLPLLAAIASTHSPYVAQILL, from the exons ATGGGGAAGAGCAAGGGTACAAACGCTCTGATGCCCAG CTGGTCGTCGCCAGAACTGGAGCCCAGTCAGATCCGTCTCATCGTCTACCAGGACTGCGAGCGGCGCGGCAGGAACGTCCTCTTCGACTCGGACGCCAGAAAGAAGAGCACGGAAGATGCCCCGGTCACG AGGGTGTGCGGAGAGGCACAGGCGAAGATGTTTGGGAAGTGCTGTCAGCTGAGGCCTACGGGAGGCAGCTCCAGTTCCCTGGACAGCAGCTCATCCTGCACCTCCGAGCCCAAAGAACAAAACCGCTTCCAA GGCTCCTCGCGGTGCTCATCAGACGCTAACATGCTCGGAGAGATGATGTTCGGCTCGGTGGCCATGAGCTACAAAGGCTCAACGCTGAAGATCCACCAGATAAG ATCTCCTCCGCAGCTGATGCTTAGTAAAGTGTTTACAGCGAGAACAGGTGGCAGCGTCTACGGCAGCCTGAACAC ACTGCAGGACAGTTTAGAGTTCATCAATCAGGACTCCGGCGCGCTCCGACCAGAGCAAAACACAGTCGCCAATGGATTTCTGGGCAGCATAG GTTTCTCTCAGCTCTGCAGCCCGCGCCGGGCGCTCTCAGAGCAAGGCCCTCTCCGTCTCATCAAGAGCGCCTCTTTCTTTTCAG GACATAGTAACCCTATGGACATGCCAGGGAGAGGACTGCATGATGAGAGGGACAGCGGCATCGCACGCTCAG CGTCTTTAAGCAGCCTGTTGATCACCCCGTTTCCATCTCCGGGCTCCTCTCTCACCAGCAGCTGTGCTAGTAGCTACCAGCGGCGCTGGTTACGCAGCCAGACCACCAGCCTGGAGAACGGAGTCTTCCCTCGATG GTCTGTGGAGGAGAGCTTCAACATGTCTGATGAGAACAGCGGGCCGAGTTTGGGCGTCGCCAGGAAGAAAAAGATCGCTATCGGTGTCATCTTCCTGCTCTCACCTAACGAGGAAGAGAACGCCAAGTTCCAGGACTTTTTCTTCTCTCACTTTCCTCTCTTTGAGAGTCACATGAACAAACTCAAAAGTGCCATCGAGCAG GCTATGATACTGAGCCGCAGGTCAGCTGATGCCAGCCAGAGAGCCTTGGCTTACAGTCGCATGGTGGACGGCCTCAATGAGTTTCG GACGACCATCTGCAACCTGTACACCATGCCGCGTGTGTCTGAGCCCGTCTGGCTCACCATGATGTCGGGTCCGCCTGAGAAGAACCAGCTTTGTGGACAGTTCATGAGGGAGCTGGCTCTGCTCATGGAGCAAGCCTCCAAGAACCA ATTCCTTCCTGCACTTCTCACTGCGGTTCTCACAAACCATCTCGCCTGGGTTCCCACGGTCATGCCCAATGGTCAGCCACCCTTAAAGATCTTCCTGGAGAAGCACTCTTCACAGAGCGTGGACATGCTGGCAAAAACACATCCCTACAACCCTCTTTGGGCACAGCTTG GTGATCTGTACGGGGCAATCGGCTCACCTGTGCGTCTGTCCCGTACGGTGGTGGTTGGTCGAAGACAGGAGCTGGTGCAGCGTCTTCTCTATGTACTGACCTACTTCATCCGCTGCTCGGAGTTACTGGAAACACACCTGCTGGAGAGCGCAGAGGATGAAGCCATCGTGATGCCCGGCTCGCTCATCACCACGTCTCTGCGCCGCGGAGAAGTGGAGGAGTCCGACTATGTGCTGGTCACCATGCACAAGCCAAGCCAAGACTATCTGTCCCAGGGTGCTGAAACAGAGGATGGCTACCCCTCTGATGACAATAGCTTACAGAGCAGCACATATATGGACACAGAGGCCACAGATGAACACAAGCGTCTGCATAGCGCCGTACCAGAAGCGGAACGAGTCAGTGACGCACCTGTCTGCAGAGATGCAGGGAGCCCACGGCTCGAGGCTCGACTGGAAACCGTGGTGAAAGTCGGCTCCACCTCACCATGTGAGAGAAGAGCTTCGCTCGAGGTTCAAGGGGACGTTCGGCCTGAGGTTGAATCTGGTGGCGTGCCCATCAGGATCTTCCATTCATCAGATATCCTGCTAGAGAAGAAGCCCCCCGACAAGACCTTTGAGAACGCCGGGAGCGAGCCCTCCGCTAAAGTCACATTCCTCATCGGAGACTCGATGTCTCCTGAATCTGACATGGAGAGTCGACAACAAAAGCTGGAGGACGAGATCAAGAAACACAAGAAGCTTCTCAAGGACATCCAGCAGAAACAGTGTAACACTGAGGCTAAAGTGGACCAAATCAAGACCAACGATACTAAGACAGGCTTGTCCTTCACTAGAAAGGCGTCTCAGTGGTGTCCAAAAGGGCAAGGGGACTGCATGGACATGTTTGACGAGTATTTCAACGATGACAATCCTGTCGAGACCAGGACTATTGACGATGTCTACCAAACAAATGCTCAAACAGGGTTGAAAGTCGTAGGAAAAGATGTCCCAAACCTCCAAGGCTCGCGGGTGGACAAAGACGGCTGTAAGTGCGATGCAGGAGACAGCGCGGGCTGCTGTAAAACCTGCTGTTGTGTTGAGCAGGACAAGGGGATTGAGATGTCGCTGAGTGTCCCTATACAAGGCAATGTCGGGGAGAAGAAGAAAGCGGTTCCTCTGAACGACTGGGAGATCCCACGCAACGAGAGCTCGGACAGTGCGCTGGGGGACAGCGAGAGTGAAGACGCTGGACTGGAGCTGCCCAGACAAGGGCCCGATGAGACGTTCTATGGTGATGATCAGGCTGACTGGCAGGATGAGCTGGAGGTGCCGCTACCCGG AGCAAAGCTGGTGGAGAACTACTCTAAACCAAGCATTGCCAACTTTGGGAGGTCGTTGTTTGGAGGATACTGTCCCACGTACGTCCCAGACTTTATTCTGCATGGAGCCCCCAATGATGAGAAACTGAGGCAGAACCTGGTGTCAGATCTGGCCCATGCTGTGCAG CATCCAGTGCTGGATGAGCCCATTGCGGAGGCCGTCTGCATTATCGCAGACACAGATAAGTGGAGCGTTCAGGTGGCCAGCAGCCAGAGACGACCCTCCGACAAGCTGGGCAAAGAGGTGCTGGTGTCCAACCTCGTGTCCAACCTGCTCCAGTCCACCTACCAGCTCTACCGCCTCAACCTGTCTCCAAACTTT
- the fnip1 gene encoding folliculin-interacting protein 1 isoform X1, with product MAPTLFHKLFNKRNAFSPPPKCNKEDVVFSWSSPELEPSQIRLIVYQDCERRGRNVLFDSDARKKSTEDAPVTRVCGEAQAKMFGKCCQLRPTGGSSSSLDSSSSCTSEPKEQNRFQGSSRCSSDANMLGEMMFGSVAMSYKGSTLKIHQIRSPPQLMLSKVFTARTGGSVYGSLNTLQDSLEFINQDSGALRPEQNTVANGFLGSIGFSQLCSPRRALSEQGPLRLIKSASFFSGHSNPMDMPGRGLHDERDSGIARSASLSSLLITPFPSPGSSLTSSCASSYQRRWLRSQTTSLENGVFPRWSVEESFNMSDENSGPSLGVARKKKIAIGVIFLLSPNEEENAKFQDFFFSHFPLFESHMNKLKSAIEQAMILSRRSADASQRALAYSRMVDGLNEFRTTICNLYTMPRVSEPVWLTMMSGPPEKNQLCGQFMRELALLMEQASKNQFLPALLTAVLTNHLAWVPTVMPNGQPPLKIFLEKHSSQSVDMLAKTHPYNPLWAQLGDLYGAIGSPVRLSRTVVVGRRQELVQRLLYVLTYFIRCSELLETHLLESAEDEAIVMPGSLITTSLRRGEVEESDYVLVTMHKPSQDYLSQGAETEDGYPSDDNSLQSSTYMDTEATDEHKRLHSAVPEAERVSDAPVCRDAGSPRLEARLETVVKVGSTSPCERRASLEVQGDVRPEVESGGVPIRIFHSSDILLEKKPPDKTFENAGSEPSAKVTFLIGDSMSPESDMESRQQKLEDEIKKHKKLLKDIQQKQCNTEAKVDQIKTNDTKTGLSFTRKASQWCPKGQGDCMDMFDEYFNDDNPVETRTIDDVYQTNAQTGLKVVGKDVPNLQGSRVDKDGCKCDAGDSAGCCKTCCCVEQDKGIEMSLSVPIQGNVGEKKKAVPLNDWEIPRNESSDSALGDSESEDAGLELPRQGPDETFYGDDQADWQDELEVPLPGAKLVENYSKPSIANFGRSLFGGYCPTYVPDFILHGAPNDEKLRQNLVSDLAHAVQHPVLDEPIAEAVCIIADTDKWSVQVASSQRRPSDKLGKEVLVSNLVSNLLQSTYQLYRLNLSPNFCIMHLEDRLQELYFKSKMLAEYLKGQTRVHVKELGMVLGIESNDLPLLAAIASTHSPYVAQILL from the exons CTGGTCGTCGCCAGAACTGGAGCCCAGTCAGATCCGTCTCATCGTCTACCAGGACTGCGAGCGGCGCGGCAGGAACGTCCTCTTCGACTCGGACGCCAGAAAGAAGAGCACGGAAGATGCCCCGGTCACG AGGGTGTGCGGAGAGGCACAGGCGAAGATGTTTGGGAAGTGCTGTCAGCTGAGGCCTACGGGAGGCAGCTCCAGTTCCCTGGACAGCAGCTCATCCTGCACCTCCGAGCCCAAAGAACAAAACCGCTTCCAA GGCTCCTCGCGGTGCTCATCAGACGCTAACATGCTCGGAGAGATGATGTTCGGCTCGGTGGCCATGAGCTACAAAGGCTCAACGCTGAAGATCCACCAGATAAG ATCTCCTCCGCAGCTGATGCTTAGTAAAGTGTTTACAGCGAGAACAGGTGGCAGCGTCTACGGCAGCCTGAACAC ACTGCAGGACAGTTTAGAGTTCATCAATCAGGACTCCGGCGCGCTCCGACCAGAGCAAAACACAGTCGCCAATGGATTTCTGGGCAGCATAG GTTTCTCTCAGCTCTGCAGCCCGCGCCGGGCGCTCTCAGAGCAAGGCCCTCTCCGTCTCATCAAGAGCGCCTCTTTCTTTTCAG GACATAGTAACCCTATGGACATGCCAGGGAGAGGACTGCATGATGAGAGGGACAGCGGCATCGCACGCTCAG CGTCTTTAAGCAGCCTGTTGATCACCCCGTTTCCATCTCCGGGCTCCTCTCTCACCAGCAGCTGTGCTAGTAGCTACCAGCGGCGCTGGTTACGCAGCCAGACCACCAGCCTGGAGAACGGAGTCTTCCCTCGATG GTCTGTGGAGGAGAGCTTCAACATGTCTGATGAGAACAGCGGGCCGAGTTTGGGCGTCGCCAGGAAGAAAAAGATCGCTATCGGTGTCATCTTCCTGCTCTCACCTAACGAGGAAGAGAACGCCAAGTTCCAGGACTTTTTCTTCTCTCACTTTCCTCTCTTTGAGAGTCACATGAACAAACTCAAAAGTGCCATCGAGCAG GCTATGATACTGAGCCGCAGGTCAGCTGATGCCAGCCAGAGAGCCTTGGCTTACAGTCGCATGGTGGACGGCCTCAATGAGTTTCG GACGACCATCTGCAACCTGTACACCATGCCGCGTGTGTCTGAGCCCGTCTGGCTCACCATGATGTCGGGTCCGCCTGAGAAGAACCAGCTTTGTGGACAGTTCATGAGGGAGCTGGCTCTGCTCATGGAGCAAGCCTCCAAGAACCA ATTCCTTCCTGCACTTCTCACTGCGGTTCTCACAAACCATCTCGCCTGGGTTCCCACGGTCATGCCCAATGGTCAGCCACCCTTAAAGATCTTCCTGGAGAAGCACTCTTCACAGAGCGTGGACATGCTGGCAAAAACACATCCCTACAACCCTCTTTGGGCACAGCTTG GTGATCTGTACGGGGCAATCGGCTCACCTGTGCGTCTGTCCCGTACGGTGGTGGTTGGTCGAAGACAGGAGCTGGTGCAGCGTCTTCTCTATGTACTGACCTACTTCATCCGCTGCTCGGAGTTACTGGAAACACACCTGCTGGAGAGCGCAGAGGATGAAGCCATCGTGATGCCCGGCTCGCTCATCACCACGTCTCTGCGCCGCGGAGAAGTGGAGGAGTCCGACTATGTGCTGGTCACCATGCACAAGCCAAGCCAAGACTATCTGTCCCAGGGTGCTGAAACAGAGGATGGCTACCCCTCTGATGACAATAGCTTACAGAGCAGCACATATATGGACACAGAGGCCACAGATGAACACAAGCGTCTGCATAGCGCCGTACCAGAAGCGGAACGAGTCAGTGACGCACCTGTCTGCAGAGATGCAGGGAGCCCACGGCTCGAGGCTCGACTGGAAACCGTGGTGAAAGTCGGCTCCACCTCACCATGTGAGAGAAGAGCTTCGCTCGAGGTTCAAGGGGACGTTCGGCCTGAGGTTGAATCTGGTGGCGTGCCCATCAGGATCTTCCATTCATCAGATATCCTGCTAGAGAAGAAGCCCCCCGACAAGACCTTTGAGAACGCCGGGAGCGAGCCCTCCGCTAAAGTCACATTCCTCATCGGAGACTCGATGTCTCCTGAATCTGACATGGAGAGTCGACAACAAAAGCTGGAGGACGAGATCAAGAAACACAAGAAGCTTCTCAAGGACATCCAGCAGAAACAGTGTAACACTGAGGCTAAAGTGGACCAAATCAAGACCAACGATACTAAGACAGGCTTGTCCTTCACTAGAAAGGCGTCTCAGTGGTGTCCAAAAGGGCAAGGGGACTGCATGGACATGTTTGACGAGTATTTCAACGATGACAATCCTGTCGAGACCAGGACTATTGACGATGTCTACCAAACAAATGCTCAAACAGGGTTGAAAGTCGTAGGAAAAGATGTCCCAAACCTCCAAGGCTCGCGGGTGGACAAAGACGGCTGTAAGTGCGATGCAGGAGACAGCGCGGGCTGCTGTAAAACCTGCTGTTGTGTTGAGCAGGACAAGGGGATTGAGATGTCGCTGAGTGTCCCTATACAAGGCAATGTCGGGGAGAAGAAGAAAGCGGTTCCTCTGAACGACTGGGAGATCCCACGCAACGAGAGCTCGGACAGTGCGCTGGGGGACAGCGAGAGTGAAGACGCTGGACTGGAGCTGCCCAGACAAGGGCCCGATGAGACGTTCTATGGTGATGATCAGGCTGACTGGCAGGATGAGCTGGAGGTGCCGCTACCCGG AGCAAAGCTGGTGGAGAACTACTCTAAACCAAGCATTGCCAACTTTGGGAGGTCGTTGTTTGGAGGATACTGTCCCACGTACGTCCCAGACTTTATTCTGCATGGAGCCCCCAATGATGAGAAACTGAGGCAGAACCTGGTGTCAGATCTGGCCCATGCTGTGCAG CATCCAGTGCTGGATGAGCCCATTGCGGAGGCCGTCTGCATTATCGCAGACACAGATAAGTGGAGCGTTCAGGTGGCCAGCAGCCAGAGACGACCCTCCGACAAGCTGGGCAAAGAGGTGCTGGTGTCCAACCTCGTGTCCAACCTGCTCCAGTCCACCTACCAGCTCTACCGCCTCAACCTGTCTCCAAACTTT
- the fnip1 gene encoding folliculin-interacting protein 1 isoform X3 produces the protein MAPTLFHKLFNKRNAFSPPPKCNKEDVVFSWSSPELEPSQIRLIVYQDCERRGRNVLFDSDARKKSTEDAPVTRVCGEAQAKMFGKCCQLRPTGGSSSSLDSSSSCTSEPKEQNRFQGSSRCSSDANMLGEMMFGSVAMSYKGSTLKIHQIRSPPQLMLSKVFTARTGGSVYGSLNTLQDSLEFINQDSGALRPEQNTVANGFLGSIGHSNPMDMPGRGLHDERDSGIARSASLSSLLITPFPSPGSSLTSSCASSYQRRWLRSQTTSLENGVFPRWSVEESFNMSDENSGPSLGVARKKKIAIGVIFLLSPNEEENAKFQDFFFSHFPLFESHMNKLKSAIEQAMILSRRSADASQRALAYSRMVDGLNEFRTTICNLYTMPRVSEPVWLTMMSGPPEKNQLCGQFMRELALLMEQASKNQFLPALLTAVLTNHLAWVPTVMPNGQPPLKIFLEKHSSQSVDMLAKTHPYNPLWAQLGDLYGAIGSPVRLSRTVVVGRRQELVQRLLYVLTYFIRCSELLETHLLESAEDEAIVMPGSLITTSLRRGEVEESDYVLVTMHKPSQDYLSQGAETEDGYPSDDNSLQSSTYMDTEATDEHKRLHSAVPEAERVSDAPVCRDAGSPRLEARLETVVKVGSTSPCERRASLEVQGDVRPEVESGGVPIRIFHSSDILLEKKPPDKTFENAGSEPSAKVTFLIGDSMSPESDMESRQQKLEDEIKKHKKLLKDIQQKQCNTEAKVDQIKTNDTKTGLSFTRKASQWCPKGQGDCMDMFDEYFNDDNPVETRTIDDVYQTNAQTGLKVVGKDVPNLQGSRVDKDGCKCDAGDSAGCCKTCCCVEQDKGIEMSLSVPIQGNVGEKKKAVPLNDWEIPRNESSDSALGDSESEDAGLELPRQGPDETFYGDDQADWQDELEVPLPGAKLVENYSKPSIANFGRSLFGGYCPTYVPDFILHGAPNDEKLRQNLVSDLAHAVQHPVLDEPIAEAVCIIADTDKWSVQVASSQRRPSDKLGKEVLVSNLVSNLLQSTYQLYRLNLSPNFCIMHLEDRLQELYFKSKMLAEYLKGQTRVHVKELGMVLGIESNDLPLLAAIASTHSPYVAQILL, from the exons CTGGTCGTCGCCAGAACTGGAGCCCAGTCAGATCCGTCTCATCGTCTACCAGGACTGCGAGCGGCGCGGCAGGAACGTCCTCTTCGACTCGGACGCCAGAAAGAAGAGCACGGAAGATGCCCCGGTCACG AGGGTGTGCGGAGAGGCACAGGCGAAGATGTTTGGGAAGTGCTGTCAGCTGAGGCCTACGGGAGGCAGCTCCAGTTCCCTGGACAGCAGCTCATCCTGCACCTCCGAGCCCAAAGAACAAAACCGCTTCCAA GGCTCCTCGCGGTGCTCATCAGACGCTAACATGCTCGGAGAGATGATGTTCGGCTCGGTGGCCATGAGCTACAAAGGCTCAACGCTGAAGATCCACCAGATAAG ATCTCCTCCGCAGCTGATGCTTAGTAAAGTGTTTACAGCGAGAACAGGTGGCAGCGTCTACGGCAGCCTGAACAC ACTGCAGGACAGTTTAGAGTTCATCAATCAGGACTCCGGCGCGCTCCGACCAGAGCAAAACACAGTCGCCAATGGATTTCTGGGCAGCATAG GACATAGTAACCCTATGGACATGCCAGGGAGAGGACTGCATGATGAGAGGGACAGCGGCATCGCACGCTCAG CGTCTTTAAGCAGCCTGTTGATCACCCCGTTTCCATCTCCGGGCTCCTCTCTCACCAGCAGCTGTGCTAGTAGCTACCAGCGGCGCTGGTTACGCAGCCAGACCACCAGCCTGGAGAACGGAGTCTTCCCTCGATG GTCTGTGGAGGAGAGCTTCAACATGTCTGATGAGAACAGCGGGCCGAGTTTGGGCGTCGCCAGGAAGAAAAAGATCGCTATCGGTGTCATCTTCCTGCTCTCACCTAACGAGGAAGAGAACGCCAAGTTCCAGGACTTTTTCTTCTCTCACTTTCCTCTCTTTGAGAGTCACATGAACAAACTCAAAAGTGCCATCGAGCAG GCTATGATACTGAGCCGCAGGTCAGCTGATGCCAGCCAGAGAGCCTTGGCTTACAGTCGCATGGTGGACGGCCTCAATGAGTTTCG GACGACCATCTGCAACCTGTACACCATGCCGCGTGTGTCTGAGCCCGTCTGGCTCACCATGATGTCGGGTCCGCCTGAGAAGAACCAGCTTTGTGGACAGTTCATGAGGGAGCTGGCTCTGCTCATGGAGCAAGCCTCCAAGAACCA ATTCCTTCCTGCACTTCTCACTGCGGTTCTCACAAACCATCTCGCCTGGGTTCCCACGGTCATGCCCAATGGTCAGCCACCCTTAAAGATCTTCCTGGAGAAGCACTCTTCACAGAGCGTGGACATGCTGGCAAAAACACATCCCTACAACCCTCTTTGGGCACAGCTTG GTGATCTGTACGGGGCAATCGGCTCACCTGTGCGTCTGTCCCGTACGGTGGTGGTTGGTCGAAGACAGGAGCTGGTGCAGCGTCTTCTCTATGTACTGACCTACTTCATCCGCTGCTCGGAGTTACTGGAAACACACCTGCTGGAGAGCGCAGAGGATGAAGCCATCGTGATGCCCGGCTCGCTCATCACCACGTCTCTGCGCCGCGGAGAAGTGGAGGAGTCCGACTATGTGCTGGTCACCATGCACAAGCCAAGCCAAGACTATCTGTCCCAGGGTGCTGAAACAGAGGATGGCTACCCCTCTGATGACAATAGCTTACAGAGCAGCACATATATGGACACAGAGGCCACAGATGAACACAAGCGTCTGCATAGCGCCGTACCAGAAGCGGAACGAGTCAGTGACGCACCTGTCTGCAGAGATGCAGGGAGCCCACGGCTCGAGGCTCGACTGGAAACCGTGGTGAAAGTCGGCTCCACCTCACCATGTGAGAGAAGAGCTTCGCTCGAGGTTCAAGGGGACGTTCGGCCTGAGGTTGAATCTGGTGGCGTGCCCATCAGGATCTTCCATTCATCAGATATCCTGCTAGAGAAGAAGCCCCCCGACAAGACCTTTGAGAACGCCGGGAGCGAGCCCTCCGCTAAAGTCACATTCCTCATCGGAGACTCGATGTCTCCTGAATCTGACATGGAGAGTCGACAACAAAAGCTGGAGGACGAGATCAAGAAACACAAGAAGCTTCTCAAGGACATCCAGCAGAAACAGTGTAACACTGAGGCTAAAGTGGACCAAATCAAGACCAACGATACTAAGACAGGCTTGTCCTTCACTAGAAAGGCGTCTCAGTGGTGTCCAAAAGGGCAAGGGGACTGCATGGACATGTTTGACGAGTATTTCAACGATGACAATCCTGTCGAGACCAGGACTATTGACGATGTCTACCAAACAAATGCTCAAACAGGGTTGAAAGTCGTAGGAAAAGATGTCCCAAACCTCCAAGGCTCGCGGGTGGACAAAGACGGCTGTAAGTGCGATGCAGGAGACAGCGCGGGCTGCTGTAAAACCTGCTGTTGTGTTGAGCAGGACAAGGGGATTGAGATGTCGCTGAGTGTCCCTATACAAGGCAATGTCGGGGAGAAGAAGAAAGCGGTTCCTCTGAACGACTGGGAGATCCCACGCAACGAGAGCTCGGACAGTGCGCTGGGGGACAGCGAGAGTGAAGACGCTGGACTGGAGCTGCCCAGACAAGGGCCCGATGAGACGTTCTATGGTGATGATCAGGCTGACTGGCAGGATGAGCTGGAGGTGCCGCTACCCGG AGCAAAGCTGGTGGAGAACTACTCTAAACCAAGCATTGCCAACTTTGGGAGGTCGTTGTTTGGAGGATACTGTCCCACGTACGTCCCAGACTTTATTCTGCATGGAGCCCCCAATGATGAGAAACTGAGGCAGAACCTGGTGTCAGATCTGGCCCATGCTGTGCAG CATCCAGTGCTGGATGAGCCCATTGCGGAGGCCGTCTGCATTATCGCAGACACAGATAAGTGGAGCGTTCAGGTGGCCAGCAGCCAGAGACGACCCTCCGACAAGCTGGGCAAAGAGGTGCTGGTGTCCAACCTCGTGTCCAACCTGCTCCAGTCCACCTACCAGCTCTACCGCCTCAACCTGTCTCCAAACTTT